The DNA segment AGTGGTTTCGAAAACACCTACGACGGCGGTTTCGACACGATCCAGCCGGTCCGGCCGCCGCGCAAGGATCCCAACCTGCGGCCGCTTTCGCTCAATACCGTGACCGGCGCGCGCACCGATACCGTGGTGGCGCCCTGGAGCATTCCCGCGGATTTCGACGTGCCGCGTTTCTTGCGCAAGTCCAAGTCGGCGTTCGTGCGCCTGCAGACGGCCTGGGACCAGGCCGACCTGAACGATATCCGGCGTTTCACCAGCAAGGAATTGTTTGGCGAATTCTTTCGCCAGATTAACGAGCGCGACGGTGCGCCAAACCTCACGGAAGTCGTGACACTCGGTGCGGAATTGCACAGCGTGGAAACGGTGGATGGCTATTACATCGCCAGAGTAAAATTTTCCGGCATGATCAAGGAAGATGCCGCCGCGCCCGTCGCGCCGTTTTCCGAAATCTGGATATTGTCCAAGCCGCTGGACGGCCACCGCAGCTGGATCGTGGCCGGCATCGAGCAACACTAGCCGCGCCCGGCGCTGCGAATGCTTGCCCGGTTCGACTGCGCAAACTGTTACACTGCAAGCCGTCCGCCGATCGTCGGGGACGGCTTTGGTTTTGAATGATGACTTCCTTATTTTCGCTGACACCGGCTCCGGTGAACCATTTGCTGGCGCAGGATGCGTGGGCGCGCGAGCGCCTGGCAGCGCACGCCGGCAAGATCGCCCGGCTCGACGCCGGACTGCTGGCGCTTGACTGGCAAGTCACCGCCGATGGCATGTTCAAGGCCGCTGAATCCGGCGCGACGCCGCACGTGGTACTCCGGGTAAAACTGGCGGATGTGCCGCTGATCCTGCAAAACCGCGAGCGCGCCGTATCGTATGTGCGCATCGAAGGCGATGCTGATTTTGCCAATGCGATTTCGCAGCTGAGCGAGTCGCTCAAATGGGAAGCCGAGGAAGACCTCGGACGCGTGGTGGGGGATGTCGCTGCCCACCGCATCGTTTCGACGGCAAAGTCGGCACTGTCCGGCGCGCGCGCGCGCGGTCAGGCGCTGCAGGAAAATATCGCCGAATATTTTTTGGAAGAAAATCCGATGCTCTTG comes from the Janthinobacterium sp. 17J80-10 genome and includes:
- a CDS encoding Tim44-like domain-containing protein, which gives rise to MTKCLNALLLAAAFPVAVSLHAQTADSAPGAEGALAQPPASLVQSLMEHSLVIGGVLLALVALMGLAIVLWRRSTGKGEASGFENTYDGGFDTIQPVRPPRKDPNLRPLSLNTVTGARTDTVVAPWSIPADFDVPRFLRKSKSAFVRLQTAWDQADLNDIRRFTSKELFGEFFRQINERDGAPNLTEVVTLGAELHSVETVDGYYIARVKFSGMIKEDAAAPVAPFSEIWILSKPLDGHRSWIVAGIEQH
- a CDS encoding SCP2 sterol-binding domain-containing protein; this translates as MTSLFSLTPAPVNHLLAQDAWARERLAAHAGKIARLDAGLLALDWQVTADGMFKAAESGATPHVVLRVKLADVPLILQNRERAVSYVRIEGDADFANAISQLSESLKWEAEEDLGRVVGDVAAHRIVSTAKSALSGARARGQALQENIAEYFLEENPMLLRPHAVADFGREVGKLRDDIERLEKRVRKLDR